In Paracoccus fistulariae, a single window of DNA contains:
- a CDS encoding leishmanolysin-related zinc metalloendopeptidase, with protein MARDLVLEEEIDQFDFDGWGIRSDQSAQRADSAALTSRSVSTLSQLSEQSARAAEAVMEGRKIDPGGDAIPLGDDIFDKPGLSADISAAAAPTDRYVSSSGQNVDASGEYNIELVFKGDWPDELRADFQRAADYISSIIQGDLADVGDVDDLRISAELQSIDGQNGTLAYAGPTSTRGNGLSSEGQMVFDSADAQSISSNGTFDDLVLHEMMHCVGIGTLWDSLTEGSVASGDMRFTGENAKAAYEAVFPEIAGNDPSSDRGVPIETDGQPGTAGGHWDEDTFQDEVMTGYIDQSNFFSGMTAAALEDMGYDTIFDPANPGASMPTLGDQLLLA; from the coding sequence ATGGCAAGAGACTTGGTTTTGGAAGAAGAGATCGATCAGTTCGATTTCGACGGCTGGGGCATCCGGTCGGATCAATCGGCCCAGCGCGCGGACAGCGCCGCCCTGACCAGCCGGTCGGTCAGCACCCTGTCGCAACTGAGCGAGCAATCCGCCCGCGCCGCCGAGGCGGTGATGGAGGGGCGCAAGATCGATCCCGGCGGCGATGCCATTCCGCTTGGGGATGATATCTTCGACAAGCCCGGCCTTTCGGCCGATATCAGCGCCGCAGCCGCGCCGACCGACCGCTATGTCAGCAGCAGCGGTCAGAATGTCGATGCCAGCGGCGAATATAATATCGAGCTGGTCTTCAAGGGCGACTGGCCCGATGAGTTGCGCGCCGATTTCCAGCGCGCTGCGGATTACATCAGCAGCATCATCCAGGGCGATCTGGCCGATGTCGGCGATGTGGACGATCTGCGCATCTCGGCCGAGCTGCAGTCGATCGACGGCCAGAACGGCACGCTGGCCTATGCCGGTCCGACCTCGACCCGTGGCAACGGGCTGAGTTCGGAAGGGCAGATGGTCTTTGACAGCGCCGATGCGCAATCCATCAGCAGCAACGGAACTTTCGACGATCTGGTCCTGCATGAGATGATGCATTGCGTCGGCATCGGCACCTTGTGGGACAGCCTGACCGAAGGCTCGGTCGCGTCGGGCGACATGCGCTTTACCGGCGAAAACGCCAAGGCGGCCTATGAGGCGGTGTTCCCCGAGATTGCGGGCAATGACCCGTCCTCGGATCGGGGCGTGCCGATTGAAACCGACGGGCAACCGGGAACGGCCGGCGGGCATTGGGACGAGGACACGTTCCAGGACGAGGTGATGACCGGCTATATCGATCAGAGCAACTTCTTTTCGGGCATGACCGCTGCCGCGCTTGAGGACATGGGATACGACACGATCTTCGATCCCGCGAATCCGGGTGCCTCCATGCCGACGCTGGGCGATCAGTTGCTGCTCGCCTAG
- a CDS encoding cisplatin damage response ATP-dependent DNA ligase produces the protein MKAFAHLLERLAFTAARNAKLQLLRHYLQATPDPDRGYALAALTGDLKLRAVTPGLLRGLMAERLDEELFSLSYDFVGDLAETIALLWESEGDEDVPLHQAVDLLSQTGKAALPAAIAAMLDRLGPSERLAFLKLATGNMRVGLSARMARMALAQMGAPEVADIEEIWHGLTPPYQPLFDWIEGGPRPEQAAKAPFRPVMLSTPVDLDQLRAFDPSDYLAEWKWDGIRVQAVNDDGIRRLYSRTGEDISGSFPDVIEALNFDGAVDGELLVRRGTDVAPFGDLQKRLGRKTVSRAMLDSHPAGLRVYDVMLWQDNDLRSLPLTERRAWLQRADFGSDRIDLSPLLSFENWDDLAALRADPPSSVIEGVMIKRRDSSYVAGRPRGPWFKWKRDPMIVDAVLLYAQRGHGKRSGFYSDFTFGLWDGDQLVTVGKAYFGFTDEELRKLDRFVRTNTVDRFGPVRAVEPKLVLEIAFEGLNASARHKSGVAMRFPRISRIRWDKPADEADHLSALTAMLPREGA, from the coding sequence ATGAAGGCCTTCGCTCATCTTCTGGAACGTCTGGCCTTCACCGCCGCGCGAAATGCCAAGCTGCAATTGCTGCGCCATTACCTGCAGGCAACGCCTGATCCCGATCGCGGCTATGCACTGGCTGCGCTGACCGGCGATCTGAAATTGCGGGCGGTGACGCCGGGGCTGCTGCGCGGATTGATGGCCGAACGCCTGGACGAAGAACTGTTCAGCCTGTCCTATGATTTCGTTGGCGATCTGGCCGAAACCATCGCGCTGCTCTGGGAGTCCGAGGGGGATGAGGATGTGCCGCTGCATCAGGCGGTGGATCTGTTGTCCCAGACCGGCAAGGCGGCTTTGCCCGCCGCCATTGCCGCGATGCTGGATCGGCTGGGCCCCTCGGAACGGCTGGCCTTTCTGAAGCTGGCCACCGGAAATATGCGGGTCGGGCTGTCCGCACGCATGGCGCGGATGGCGCTGGCACAGATGGGCGCGCCAGAGGTCGCGGATATCGAAGAGATCTGGCACGGGCTGACCCCGCCCTATCAGCCCCTGTTCGACTGGATCGAGGGCGGCCCGCGCCCCGAACAGGCCGCCAAGGCGCCCTTCCGGCCCGTCATGCTGTCGACGCCGGTGGATCTGGACCAGCTGCGCGCCTTCGACCCCTCGGACTATCTTGCAGAATGGAAATGGGACGGCATTCGTGTGCAGGCCGTCAATGACGATGGCATCCGCAGGCTGTATTCGCGCACGGGAGAGGATATCAGCGGATCATTTCCCGATGTGATCGAGGCGCTGAATTTCGATGGCGCGGTGGATGGCGAGCTTCTGGTCCGGCGTGGCACGGATGTCGCCCCCTTTGGCGATCTGCAAAAACGGCTGGGCCGCAAGACGGTCAGCCGCGCCATGCTGGACAGCCACCCGGCGGGCCTGCGGGTCTATGATGTGATGCTGTGGCAGGACAACGATCTGCGCAGCCTGCCCCTGACCGAGCGCAGGGCGTGGCTGCAGCGGGCCGATTTCGGCAGCGATCGCATCGATCTGTCACCGCTGCTGTCCTTTGAAAACTGGGACGATCTGGCGGCGCTGCGCGCCGATCCGCCGTCATCGGTCATCGAAGGCGTGATGATCAAACGCCGCGACAGCAGCTATGTCGCCGGTCGGCCGCGCGGCCCGTGGTTCAAATGGAAGCGCGATCCGATGATTGTCGATGCCGTGCTGCTCTATGCCCAGCGTGGGCACGGCAAGCGGTCAGGCTTCTACAGCGATTTCACCTTTGGTCTGTGGGACGGCGATCAGCTTGTGACGGTGGGCAAGGCCTATTTCGGCTTTACGGATGAAGAGTTGCGCAAGCTGGACCGTTTCGTGCGCACCAACACCGTGGATCGCTTTGGCCCGGTGCGCGCGGTCGAGCCGAAACTGGTGCTGGAGATTGCGTTCGAGGGGCTGAACGCCTCGGCCCGGCACAAATCCGGCGTGGCCATGCGCTTTCCCCGGATCAGCCGCATCCGCTGGGACAAGCCCGCGGATGAGGCCGATCATCTGTCGGCCCTGACTGCCATGCTGCCGCGTGAGGGCGCATGA
- a CDS encoding aminotransferase class V-fold PLP-dependent enzyme → MDIFDKFRAGLGSIEDLHEGLIGRDAVIDGPFGPKPMIYADYVASGRALRQVERFVMEEVLPWYANSHTEASHCGGMMTRMRRAARAEILRCTGGGADHAVIFAGSGATAGINRVVHLLDVGPGTTVLIGPYEHHSNILPWRESGAQVIELPEAEEGGVDMAALAAALEMASGHVIGAFSAASNVTGAISDVAGITRVMKAAGARVVWDYAGGAPYLPIDLSLGMDAVVVSPHKFIGGPGASGVLLLRRDAVVAARPSLPGGGTVKFVNRHGHDYATAVEAREEAGTPNVIGDIRAALVFALKDRMGQARIDATHARWLDKAASLRNVPGLTLLGHPSAPRLPILSFRIGDGQGGFIHQQLATRMLSDLYGVQARGGCACAGPYVHRLLGIGDEASEALRAAILRGEEIEKPGFVRLNLCWAAPEAEIDAILSAIADLAKHAPRYCGRYSCDSATAIFSPRAA, encoded by the coding sequence ATGGATATTTTTGACAAGTTTCGCGCCGGACTGGGTTCCATAGAGGATCTGCATGAGGGGTTGATCGGCCGCGATGCGGTCATCGACGGGCCGTTCGGGCCGAAACCGATGATCTATGCCGATTATGTCGCCTCGGGCCGGGCATTGCGGCAGGTCGAGCGCTTTGTGATGGAAGAGGTGCTGCCCTGGTATGCCAACAGCCATACCGAGGCCAGCCATTGCGGCGGCATGATGACGCGGATGCGGCGTGCCGCCCGGGCCGAGATCCTGCGCTGTACGGGTGGCGGGGCCGATCACGCGGTGATCTTTGCCGGATCGGGGGCGACCGCGGGGATCAACCGGGTGGTACATCTGCTGGATGTGGGTCCGGGCACGACGGTTCTGATCGGGCCTTATGAGCATCATTCGAATATCCTGCCCTGGCGCGAAAGCGGCGCGCAGGTGATCGAGCTGCCAGAGGCCGAAGAGGGGGGCGTCGATATGGCGGCGCTGGCGGCGGCGTTGGAAATGGCCTCGGGTCACGTGATCGGGGCGTTTTCGGCGGCCTCGAATGTGACCGGGGCGATTTCGGATGTGGCGGGCATCACCCGCGTGATGAAAGCCGCTGGCGCGAGGGTTGTCTGGGATTATGCGGGCGGGGCGCCCTATCTGCCGATTGACCTGTCTTTGGGGATGGATGCGGTTGTCGTCTCTCCGCATAAGTTCATCGGCGGGCCCGGCGCGTCGGGTGTGCTGCTGTTGCGGCGCGATGCGGTGGTGGCGGCGCGGCCCAGCCTGCCCGGCGGTGGCACAGTGAAATTCGTGAACCGGCATGGGCATGATTATGCGACCGCCGTCGAAGCGCGGGAGGAGGCCGGCACCCCCAATGTCATCGGCGATATCCGGGCCGCCCTGGTCTTTGCGCTGAAGGACCGGATGGGGCAGGCACGGATTGATGCGACCCATGCCCGCTGGCTGGACAAGGCGGCATCGCTGCGCAATGTGCCGGGCCTGACGCTGCTGGGGCACCCTTCGGCGCCGCGCCTGCCGATCCTGTCCTTTCGCATTGGCGATGGTCAGGGCGGCTTTATCCATCAGCAATTGGCGACCCGGATGCTGTCGGATCTCTACGGCGTTCAGGCCCGGGGCGGCTGCGCCTGCGCGGGGCCCTATGTCCATCGTCTGCTGGGGATCGGGGATGAGGCGTCAGAGGCATTGCGTGCCGCGATCCTGCGCGGGGAAGAGATCGAGAAGCCCGGTTTTGTCCGGCTGAACCTGTGCTGGGCAGCGCCCGAGGCAGAGATCGACGCGATCTTGTCGGCCATTGCCGATCTGGCGAAACACGCCCCGCGCTATTGCGGCCGCTATTCCTGCGACAGCGCGACGGCGATCTTTTCACCGCGGGCGGCATAG
- the pdeM gene encoding ligase-associated DNA damage response endonuclease PdeM: MSGFPFDFNGQKLLARPSGALYWPARRWLIVADLHLGKSERMARRGGALLPPYEVSDTLERLAAEIAATDPACVISLGDGFDDSQAGHSLPVNTREQIRAMATGRDWIWVSGNHDPDPVSPDLPGRDLPMLDDGLCFRHEAGQGPDISGHYHPCIRLAGQRRRCFLIGRDHLILPAFGTYTGGLSADDPVLTALVPQGIAVACGRKALGVPLIPSRGMKKADAPAGGRPRS, from the coding sequence ATGAGCGGATTTCCCTTCGATTTCAATGGGCAGAAGTTGCTGGCCCGACCCTCGGGCGCGCTTTACTGGCCCGCGCGCCGCTGGCTGATCGTCGCGGACCTGCATCTGGGAAAATCCGAGCGGATGGCGCGGCGCGGTGGCGCGCTGCTGCCGCCCTATGAGGTCAGCGACACGCTGGAGCGGCTGGCGGCCGAGATTGCAGCGACCGATCCGGCCTGCGTGATCAGCCTGGGCGACGGTTTCGATGACAGTCAGGCCGGTCACAGCCTGCCCGTAAACACGCGTGAACAGATCCGGGCTATGGCGACGGGCCGCGACTGGATCTGGGTCAGCGGTAACCACGACCCGGATCCGGTCTCACCCGATCTTCCGGGCCGCGATCTGCCCATGCTGGATGACGGGCTGTGCTTTCGACACGAGGCCGGGCAGGGGCCGGATATTTCGGGTCACTACCACCCCTGCATCCGTCTGGCGGGGCAGCGGCGGCGATGCTTTCTGATCGGGCGTGACCACCTGATCCTGCCCGCCTTCGGAACCTATACGGGGGGGCTTTCGGCGGATGATCCGGTGCTGACGGCGCTTGTCCCGCAGGGGATCGCGGTCGCTTGCGGCCGAAAGGCGTTGGGCGTGCCCCTGATCCCGTCGCGGGGCATGAAAAAGGCCGACGCGCCCGCTGGCGGTCGGCCCCGATCATGA
- a CDS encoding glutathione S-transferase family protein yields MLTLYHAPNSRSTSILQLIDELGATDQVAIRTVNIQRQDGSGGTDPANPHPEGKVPYLTDGEDYVHERGAITLYLTDRFPDAGLGPVVGDPRRGRYLSWLGWYQGVFEPVTILRWAQLDHPALRATFRDYDAAIARLDQVLSAQPYLLGDAFSAADLLCASPFAWFGDQMPVTPAIRDWVARCQDRDAARAAAAADNP; encoded by the coding sequence ATGCTGACACTTTACCATGCCCCCAACAGCCGCTCGACCAGTATTCTGCAGTTGATTGACGAGTTGGGCGCCACCGATCAGGTCGCGATCAGAACGGTGAACATCCAGCGACAGGATGGGTCTGGCGGGACAGATCCCGCCAATCCGCACCCCGAGGGGAAGGTCCCCTATCTGACGGATGGCGAGGATTACGTTCACGAGCGTGGCGCGATCACGCTGTATCTGACCGACCGGTTTCCCGATGCGGGACTGGGTCCGGTGGTGGGCGATCCGCGACGGGGGCGCTATCTGTCCTGGCTTGGCTGGTATCAGGGCGTGTTCGAGCCGGTGACCATCCTGCGTTGGGCGCAACTGGATCACCCGGCGCTGAGGGCGACATTTCGCGATTATGACGCGGCCATTGCGCGGCTGGATCAGGTGCTGTCGGCGCAGCCCTATCTGCTGGGCGATGCGTTCAGCGCGGCCGATCTGCTCTGCGCCAGCCCCTTTGCGTGGTTTGGCGATCAGATGCCCGTCACGCCCGCGATCAGGGACTGGGTGGCGCGCTGTCAGGATCGCGACGCGGCGCGGGCAGCAGCGGCAGCCGATAATCCCTGA
- a CDS encoding ligase-associated DNA damage response exonuclease, whose product MRADQILQPTHEGLYCIPGDFHIDPLRPVHRALITHGHGDHARAGHGSVLATAQTLDIMAIRYGEDFTASRQIADGPVRIGTTTVSFHPAGHILGSAQIAIQPDKGPKIVVSGDYCRRANPVCAPYEPVSCDVFVTEATFGLPVFRHPDPMQEMSRLLASMAEFPDRPHLIGAYALGKAQHVIALARRAGIDGPIAIHGALQRLCDYHQAQGIDLGPLIPATAADMPSQLVVAPPSAFSSPWVQRFRDPVIGFASGWMQVRARARQRGVELPLVISDHVDWPQVTQTIRQLNPSEVWITHGAEEGLMRWCALNGFAARPLRLVGYEEEPE is encoded by the coding sequence ATGCGTGCCGATCAGATCCTGCAACCGACACATGAGGGGCTCTATTGCATCCCCGGCGATTTCCATATCGACCCGCTGCGTCCGGTGCATCGGGCGCTGATCACGCATGGGCATGGCGACCATGCGCGCGCCGGTCACGGATCGGTTCTGGCCACGGCGCAGACCCTGGACATCATGGCCATCCGCTATGGCGAGGATTTCACCGCCAGCCGACAGATCGCCGACGGGCCGGTCAGGATCGGGACAACGACGGTCAGCTTTCACCCTGCGGGCCATATCCTCGGCTCGGCCCAGATCGCGATCCAGCCGGATAAAGGGCCGAAAATCGTGGTCTCGGGCGATTATTGCCGCCGCGCGAACCCGGTCTGCGCGCCCTACGAGCCCGTTTCCTGCGATGTGTTCGTGACCGAGGCGACCTTTGGCCTGCCGGTCTTTCGCCATCCCGATCCCATGCAGGAAATGTCGCGCCTGCTGGCCAGCATGGCTGAATTTCCCGACCGCCCGCATCTGATCGGCGCTTATGCCCTGGGCAAGGCGCAGCATGTGATCGCGCTGGCCCGGCGGGCGGGAATCGACGGCCCGATTGCCATTCACGGTGCCTTGCAACGGCTTTGCGATTACCATCAGGCGCAGGGTATCGACTTGGGGCCGCTGATCCCGGCGACGGCGGCAGACATGCCCTCGCAGCTTGTCGTCGCCCCGCCCTCGGCCTTTTCCAGCCCCTGGGTGCAGCGTTTTCGCGATCCGGTGATCGGTTTTGCCTCCGGCTGGATGCAGGTTCGCGCCCGCGCCCGCCAGCGTGGTGTGGAACTGCCGCTGGTGATCAGCGATCATGTCGACTGGCCGCAGGTGACGCAGACCATCCGGCAGTTGAACCCGTCCGAGGTCTGGATCACCCACGGCGCCGAAGAGGGCCTGATGCGCTGGTGCGCGCTGAACGGTTTCGCCGCACGGCCGCTGCGACTGGTCGGCTATGAGGAAGAGCCGGAATGA
- a CDS encoding helix-turn-helix transcriptional regulator — MPRTDRLMRLMDVMRRLPAPVTAARLAQETGVSPRQLYRDIATLRAGGALIDGEAGLGYTLTEDPALPPQSFSRLEIEALRLAVDALSGIGDAELTDAAQSALSRIIATLPERQAQQALHAITRSFASAPDRDPPQVDLALLRHACWNELALRIDYRDLQGAATTREIWPLGLSYSQRTLMLLAQCRLRMDFRVFHVNRIQKMDLTGDSFRPRRVALVRDYSRKMAACRRDAYAARGEKIAVALSQE; from the coding sequence ATGCCCCGCACCGACCGATTGATGCGCCTGATGGACGTGATGCGCCGCCTGCCCGCGCCGGTCACCGCCGCACGGCTGGCCCAGGAAACCGGCGTGTCACCCCGGCAGCTTTACCGCGACATCGCCACCTTGCGTGCGGGCGGTGCCCTGATCGATGGTGAGGCCGGGCTGGGCTATACCCTGACCGAGGATCCCGCCCTGCCGCCGCAAAGCTTTTCACGGCTGGAGATCGAGGCCCTGCGGCTGGCCGTCGATGCGCTGTCCGGGATCGGGGATGCGGAACTGACGGATGCGGCGCAAAGCGCGCTGTCGCGGATCATCGCGACGCTTCCCGAACGGCAGGCGCAACAGGCGCTTCACGCCATCACGCGCAGCTTTGCCAGCGCGCCCGACCGCGACCCGCCGCAGGTGGATCTGGCGCTGCTTCGCCATGCCTGCTGGAACGAACTGGCGCTGCGGATCGACTATCGCGACCTGCAAGGCGCGGCCACGACGCGCGAGATCTGGCCGCTGGGACTGTCCTATTCACAACGCACGCTGATGCTGCTGGCCCAGTGCCGGCTGCGCATGGATTTCCGCGTCTTCCACGTCAACCGCATTCAGAAGATGGATCTGACCGGCGACAGCTTTCGCCCCCGCCGTGTGGCGCTGGTCCGCGACTATTCCCGCAAGATGGCCGCCTGCCGCCGCGACGCCTATGCCGCCCGCGGTGAAAAGATCGCCGTCGCGCTGTCGCAGGAATAG
- a CDS encoding ligase-associated DNA damage response DEXH box helicase — MNLPPRFHDWFSRQGWQPHPHQIALLDAQEDSLLIAPTGGGKTLAGFLPALVDLQTPQGGLHTLYVSPLKALTSDIARNLSRPVADLDLQIRIEDRTGDTRASQRARQKVDPPDILLTTPESLALMLSYEQAPKIFGGVKRVVLDELHALAESKRGDQLMLCLARLRSLAPDLIATGLSATVEDPQALADFMGGARIIHADPGPEPDIAMLATERPAPWAGGGGHYAIPEVLAEVRQANTTIIFINTRAQAELFFQALWAANDDNLPIGLHHGSLSRESRRRVEAAMAAGELRAVVATGSLDLGIDWGAVDLVIQIGAPRNIKRLVQRIGRANHRYNAPSRARIVPANRFEVIECVAALEAVQDRDLDGDPRPPGPLDVLCQHILLTACAGPFDADRLYREVRGAGPYRDLSRADFDACLDFAATGGYALRAYDRWQRLMQRDGLWRLRDPRATRDLRMNIGTIVEAEMLKVRMRGRGGVPLGEVEEAFAASLEPGDTFLIGGQTVRYEGLREMVVEVTKQPTKQPKIAVFSGVKLATSTQLSHRVLDLIGDPARHTVLPPDTGDWLALQSRVSLLPRPGLLLSESFPHHGRWHFALYGFAGRNALQTLGLLMTRMMEEAGLGPLGFLSTDYALLIWSLDPVSDPAPLLDPEGLRAGLGDWLAGNAVMKRTFRGVATIAGLIHRNMPGQRKTGRQATFSSDILYDTLRKYDPDHLMLRITADEARRGLVDFDRIEEMLARTDRQEHRVLDRVTPLAAPLLLEVGKVPIAGQGRERLAEEEAAALMAEAGLE, encoded by the coding sequence ATGAACCTGCCGCCACGCTTTCACGATTGGTTCAGTCGGCAGGGCTGGCAGCCGCACCCGCATCAGATCGCCCTGCTGGATGCGCAAGAGGACAGCCTGCTGATTGCGCCGACGGGCGGGGGCAAGACGCTGGCGGGGTTCCTGCCCGCGCTGGTTGATCTGCAGACACCGCAGGGCGGGCTGCACACGCTTTATGTCTCGCCATTGAAGGCGCTGACTTCGGATATCGCGCGCAACCTGTCGCGACCGGTGGCCGATCTGGACCTGCAGATCCGGATCGAGGATCGCACCGGCGACACCCGCGCCAGCCAGCGCGCCCGGCAAAAGGTGGATCCGCCCGATATCCTGCTGACCACGCCGGAATCTCTGGCGCTGATGCTGTCCTATGAACAGGCGCCCAAGATCTTTGGTGGCGTGAAGCGCGTGGTCCTGGATGAGCTTCACGCCCTCGCCGAAAGCAAGCGCGGCGATCAGTTGATGCTGTGTCTGGCCCGGCTGCGCAGCCTGGCACCGGATCTGATCGCGACCGGCCTTTCGGCCACGGTCGAGGATCCGCAGGCTCTGGCCGATTTCATGGGCGGCGCACGGATCATTCACGCCGATCCCGGCCCCGAGCCGGATATCGCCATGCTGGCCACGGAACGCCCCGCGCCCTGGGCCGGCGGCGGCGGTCACTATGCCATCCCCGAGGTTCTGGCCGAGGTCCGGCAGGCCAATACCACCATCATCTTCATCAACACCCGCGCGCAGGCCGAGCTGTTCTTTCAGGCGCTTTGGGCTGCGAATGACGACAACCTGCCCATCGGCCTGCATCACGGCAGCCTGTCACGAGAGTCGCGCCGACGGGTCGAGGCGGCCATGGCGGCGGGCGAATTGCGGGCCGTGGTGGCGACGGGAAGTCTGGATCTGGGCATCGATTGGGGCGCCGTGGATCTGGTGATCCAGATCGGCGCGCCCAGAAATATCAAGCGGCTGGTCCAGCGTATCGGCCGGGCGAACCATCGCTATAATGCCCCCTCGCGCGCCCGGATCGTGCCCGCCAACCGGTTTGAGGTGATCGAATGCGTCGCCGCGCTGGAGGCCGTGCAGGACCGCGATCTGGACGGCGATCCGCGTCCGCCCGGTCCGCTGGACGTGCTGTGCCAGCATATCCTGCTGACGGCCTGCGCCGGGCCGTTCGACGCGGATCGCCTGTACCGGGAAGTGCGTGGTGCAGGCCCTTATCGCGATCTGTCCCGCGCGGATTTCGATGCCTGTCTGGATTTCGCGGCGACCGGCGGCTATGCGCTGCGGGCCTATGACCGCTGGCAACGGCTGATGCAGCGTGACGGGCTGTGGCGGCTGCGCGATCCGCGCGCCACCCGCGACCTGCGCATGAATATCGGCACCATTGTCGAGGCCGAGATGCTGAAGGTGCGCATGCGTGGCCGCGGCGGTGTGCCCCTGGGCGAAGTCGAAGAGGCTTTTGCCGCCAGTCTTGAGCCGGGCGATACCTTCCTGATCGGCGGCCAGACGGTGCGCTATGAAGGGCTGCGCGAAATGGTCGTCGAGGTCACGAAGCAACCGACGAAACAGCCCAAGATCGCGGTGTTTTCGGGGGTGAAGCTGGCGACCTCGACCCAATTGTCGCATCGGGTGCTGGATCTGATCGGCGATCCCGCGCGCCACACCGTCCTGCCGCCCGACACCGGCGACTGGCTGGCGCTGCAATCCCGGGTCAGCCTGCTGCCCCGGCCCGGCCTGCTGCTGAGCGAAAGCTTTCCCCATCACGGGCGCTGGCATTTCGCGCTTTACGGCTTTGCCGGTCGGAATGCCCTGCAGACGCTGGGCCTGCTGATGACGCGAATGATGGAAGAGGCGGGGCTTGGTCCGCTGGGCTTTCTGTCGACCGATTATGCGTTGCTGATCTGGTCGCTGGACCCGGTCAGCGATCCCGCGCCTCTTCTGGACCCAGAGGGGTTGCGCGCGGGTCTGGGCGACTGGCTGGCGGGGAATGCGGTGATGAAGCGGACCTTTCGCGGCGTCGCCACGATTGCCGGTCTGATCCACCGCAATATGCCCGGACAGCGCAAGACGGGCAGGCAGGCGACCTTTTCCAGCGATATCCTTTACGACACCTTGCGCAAATACGATCCCGATCACCTGATGCTGCGGATCACGGCGGATGAGGCCCGTCGCGGGCTGGTCGATTTCGATCGCATCGAAGAGATGCTGGCCCGCACCGACCGGCAAGAGCACCGGGTGCTGGATCGCGTCACCCCGCTGGCCGCGCCGCTGCTGCTGGAGGTCGGAAAGGTGCCGATTGCCGGGCAGGGGCGCGAGAGGCTGGCCGAGGAAGAGGCTGCGGCGCTGATGGCCGAGGCAGGGCTGGAATGA
- a CDS encoding Lrp/AsnC family transcriptional regulator, which produces MNEQRLQIDETDHRILSALQQDASLSQRQLAERIGLSQNACWRRLQRLTDAGLLKGSRALIDADKAGLHLTVFVMIRTRHHDDAWARRFRARVESIPEITEFHRIGGEWDYMAKLVTTSMAGYDHCYKALITDMDLERVTGVFSMETIFEGRPLNLPR; this is translated from the coding sequence ATGAACGAGCAACGCTTGCAAATCGACGAAACTGACCACCGCATCCTGTCCGCACTGCAACAGGATGCCTCGCTGTCGCAGCGCCAGCTTGCCGAACGGATCGGCCTGTCGCAAAACGCCTGCTGGCGTCGCCTGCAACGGCTGACAGATGCGGGGCTGCTGAAGGGCAGCCGTGCGCTGATCGATGCGGACAAGGCCGGGCTGCACCTGACGGTCTTCGTGATGATCCGCACCCGCCACCATGACGATGCCTGGGCGCGCCGCTTTCGTGCCCGTGTCGAATCCATTCCCGAAATCACCGAATTCCACCGCATCGGCGGCGAATGGGACTATATGGCAAAACTGGTGACGACCTCGATGGCGGGCTACGATCACTGCTACAAGGCGCTGATCACGGATATGGATCTTGAGCGCGTCACCGGCGTCTTTTCGATGGAAACCATCTTCGAAGGCAGGCCGCTGAATCTGCCACGTTGA
- a CDS encoding outer membrane protein — protein MSFKSSFIATCLLTAMTTAAHAGGAIAPVVQTDVVAVPVENTATDWGGAYVGGWIGYATGADDRVGVDEFDLNGELESSLRPELDLDVRGVNAGLNIGYRWQIDNWVFGPELFYERGNIDDELSYSGDHENGATLISKVNYVAGLQFKGGFAFASGTLLYGSVGYVRGDFDYDWFETDLGDTIIDETKGYNADGYSLGLGVERKLSEKWSIFGEWQYRNFGKTNISYAYEDGSKLTRATPEHHNFKLGVNFQF, from the coding sequence ATGTCCTTCAAATCCAGTTTTATCGCCACCTGTCTGCTTACTGCGATGACGACCGCTGCCCATGCCGGCGGTGCGATTGCTCCGGTCGTACAAACTGACGTGGTGGCTGTGCCTGTCGAAAATACGGCCACGGATTGGGGCGGCGCCTATGTCGGTGGCTGGATCGGCTATGCCACCGGCGCAGATGACAGGGTCGGAGTTGATGAGTTCGATCTGAATGGCGAACTTGAAAGTTCCCTCAGGCCGGAACTCGATCTCGATGTAAGAGGCGTAAACGCCGGTCTGAATATCGGCTATCGCTGGCAAATCGATAACTGGGTTTTCGGTCCCGAACTCTTCTATGAACGCGGCAATATCGACGATGAGCTCAGCTACTCCGGCGATCATGAGAACGGGGCGACGCTTATCTCGAAGGTAAACTATGTCGCTGGCTTGCAGTTCAAGGGCGGTTTCGCATTCGCGTCCGGCACGCTGCTTTATGGCAGCGTCGGCTATGTTCGCGGAGACTTCGACTATGATTGGTTCGAGACAGATCTCGGCGATACCATCATCGATGAGACAAAGGGTTATAATGCTGACGGTTATTCCCTTGGTCTTGGCGTCGAGCGCAAGCTGAGCGAAAAATGGTCGATCTTCGGCGAGTGGCAGTACCGCAATTTCGGCAAGACGAATATCAGCTATGCTTACGAAGATGGCAGCAAGCTGACCCGTGCGACCCCGGAACATCACAACTTCAAGCTGGGCGTGAATTTCCAGTTCTGA